A section of the Gloeobacter violaceus PCC 7421 genome encodes:
- a CDS encoding sigma-70 family RNA polymerase sigma factor, with protein sequence MAETAQGKPAEARKTRQSASFERDSVGLYLQEIGRIPLLKPEEEVMLARAIAQGGPKGEWAKRKLVQANLRLVVSIAKKYLNRGVPFLDLIQEGSMGLIRAAEKFEHERGYKFSTYAYWWIRQAITRAVASQARTVRLPVHLVEKINRVKKVRRTLAQELGRTPSQGELAEALELAEEDLEHILRAARRTVSLNITVGKEEDTELIHLIEDSQTDQPDVHIDRESMRVEVSDLLDRHLTPRERDILQLRFGLRDGQQRTLDQVGRMFDLSRERIRQIQAKAFRKLRRVRQRQRLQDWIGI encoded by the coding sequence GTGGCAGAAACAGCACAGGGCAAGCCGGCAGAGGCCCGCAAAACTCGGCAAAGCGCTTCATTTGAGAGAGACTCGGTAGGGCTTTACCTGCAAGAGATCGGCAGGATCCCCCTGCTCAAGCCCGAAGAAGAGGTGATGCTCGCCCGGGCGATTGCCCAGGGCGGCCCCAAGGGCGAGTGGGCCAAGCGCAAGCTGGTGCAGGCCAACCTGCGCCTGGTCGTGTCGATTGCCAAAAAGTATCTCAACCGCGGCGTGCCGTTCCTGGATCTGATCCAGGAAGGCTCGATGGGCCTGATTCGCGCCGCCGAAAAATTCGAGCACGAGCGCGGTTACAAGTTCTCGACCTACGCCTACTGGTGGATCCGCCAGGCGATTACCCGGGCGGTCGCTTCCCAGGCGCGCACCGTGCGTCTGCCGGTGCATCTGGTCGAAAAAATCAACCGCGTCAAAAAGGTCCGTCGCACCCTCGCCCAGGAATTGGGCCGCACGCCGAGCCAGGGGGAACTGGCCGAGGCGCTGGAATTGGCCGAAGAGGATCTTGAGCACATCCTGCGCGCCGCCCGGCGCACCGTGTCCCTCAACATCACCGTCGGCAAAGAGGAAGACACCGAGCTGATTCATCTCATTGAAGACAGCCAGACCGACCAGCCCGACGTGCACATCGACCGCGAGTCGATGCGCGTCGAGGTGAGCGATCTATTGGATCGGCATCTCACGCCCCGCGAGCGCGACATTTTGCAGTTGCGCTTCGGGCTGCGCGACGGCCAGCAGCGCACCCTCGATCAGGTGGGCAGAATGTTCGACCTTTCGCGCGAGCGCATCCGCCAGATCCAGGCCAAAGCCTTCCGCAAACTGCGCCGGGTCCGCCAGCGCCAGCGCCTGCAGGACTGGATCGGGATTTAG
- a CDS encoding IS110 family transposase: MLVSEQEVFPLNEAVLGIDIAKLSFQAALLVAGKLRSKSFQNSPTGFEQLCDWLNQQQLQHIHACMEATGGYQQALAHYLH; this comes from the coding sequence GTGCTCGTATCTGAACAGGAGGTATTTCCATTGAATGAGGCTGTTTTGGGAATCGACATTGCGAAGCTGTCCTTTCAGGCTGCGCTGCTCGTCGCGGGCAAGTTGCGCTCCAAGAGCTTCCAAAATTCCCCCACCGGATTTGAACAACTGTGTGACTGGCTCAATCAGCAGCAACTCCAACACATACATGCTTGCATGGAAGCCACTGGTGGCTATCAGCAAGCTCTGGCTCATTATCTGCATTAA
- a CDS encoding AI-2E family transporter has protein sequence MLTNLQRTLLTWLLLVAAGWAALQVLEYFREFISVFVIAGIIAFLLSYPVALLSKRLPRFAAVLVVYSSAGVVVGTLAVALGPLVSQQTAQLIASLPDIIRSGSLQLEAFLKWARNLGLPVDVDRLVGGFGLRLQEQLQVITSPQSVEFLLGTFTGVLNFILILVIAFYMLLEGEKLWREAIGFLPANIRLRFSESLQYNLRGFFTGQLVLGLFMALLLTPTYLFLNVPFGLVLALFVGTMELIPFIGATLGIGLVVIICLTQNLWLALWVLAASVLIQQIKDNVLAPRILGNFTGLSPVLIFGALLIGAKIAGLLGVLLAIPISGVIKSLYETLAVSDPPPRAFQSLPKPAFRKSRPRDGEQDNE, from the coding sequence ATGCTGACGAACCTGCAACGCACGTTGCTCACCTGGCTTTTATTGGTGGCTGCGGGCTGGGCGGCCCTCCAGGTACTGGAGTACTTTCGTGAATTCATCAGCGTCTTTGTGATCGCCGGGATCATTGCGTTCTTGTTGAGCTACCCGGTGGCGCTGTTGAGCAAACGCCTGCCGCGCTTCGCGGCGGTGTTGGTGGTCTACTCGAGCGCGGGGGTGGTGGTCGGTACCCTGGCGGTGGCCCTCGGACCGCTCGTCTCGCAGCAGACGGCGCAACTGATCGCTTCGCTGCCGGACATCATCCGCTCCGGTTCGCTGCAGTTGGAAGCGTTCTTGAAGTGGGCGCGCAACCTGGGGCTGCCGGTGGATGTCGATCGGTTGGTGGGCGGCTTCGGCCTCAGGCTGCAGGAGCAGCTGCAGGTGATCACCTCGCCGCAGTCGGTGGAATTTCTGCTGGGTACGTTCACCGGGGTGCTGAACTTTATCTTGATCCTGGTCATCGCCTTTTACATGCTGCTCGAAGGCGAGAAGCTCTGGCGCGAGGCGATCGGCTTTTTGCCCGCGAACATCCGGCTGCGTTTTTCTGAGTCGCTCCAGTACAACCTGCGCGGCTTTTTCACCGGTCAGCTCGTACTGGGTCTGTTTATGGCGCTGCTGCTCACACCCACTTATCTATTCCTTAATGTGCCCTTCGGGCTGGTGCTGGCTCTGTTTGTGGGGACAATGGAGCTGATTCCGTTTATCGGCGCCACCCTCGGTATCGGCCTGGTCGTGATTATCTGCCTGACTCAGAATCTGTGGCTGGCGTTGTGGGTCCTTGCCGCCTCGGTGCTCATCCAGCAGATCAAAGACAACGTGCTCGCCCCGCGCATCCTGGGTAACTTTACCGGACTGAGTCCCGTGCTCATCTTCGGCGCCCTGCTCATCGGCGCCAAGATCGCGGGTCTGCTGGGGGTGCTGCTGGCCATCCCGATTAGCGGTGTGATCAAAAGCCTCTACGAGACCCTTGCTGTCAGCGATCCCCCGCCACGAGCGTTTCAGTCGCTGCCCAAACCGGCCTTTCGCAAGAGCCGTCCCCGTGACGGCGAGCAGGACAATGAGTGA